In Rhizobium sp. CIAT894, the following are encoded in one genomic region:
- a CDS encoding methyl-accepting chemotaxis protein: protein MPASIFSRISTKLATLSGIGIFLVTVMLLTVWQGGQHVYERAKYQEGQLIVSRDLVDAKASWRGMQVGVRDLRLAKSADDIAKATDYIAARHHSVMKYLDEAMAGLRMQVNKDRIVKLKALGETLFAATGDIAEITKAKIALKAGDTSLDAKEKEAQTKLLAISDEAAKLLDEGVDSAKTMAEKAEEEASAAAALVLFLNLGIGLLTIVTLIGAAIFGARVIAKPIGRITDSMNDLAHGNHDVDIPFADRSDEIGQMARAVEVFKQNGIKIRELDAAGADKRIKVIEMQKNVDAVITAAGAGDFTRRAAAEYGYEDLNSFATGVNSLVASVDRSIAETCRVIAALAKGDLTEDMRGEFQGAFGELKQNVDATVSNLRSVLGEVRAAVDIINGGAGEMRISSGNLSQRTEQQAASLEETSSALEEITVAVKHSTERASEASHMVDEAKRSTGQSSAVVSEAVSAMGRIEQASGEISKIISVIDEIAFQTNLLALNAGVEAARAGEAGKGFAVVAQEVRELAQRSANAAKDIKVLINRSSDEVHSGVKLVTATGEALGNIQNHVVKIDEHVRSIATAAREQSTGLSEVSTAVNQMDQVTQQNAAMVEQSTAATNRLAEEAANLARLIARFKLDAAQMAPRAATPQSKPVASPARTLGQKLAGAFGGRAATATAAATSWEEF, encoded by the coding sequence ATGCCCGCAAGCATCTTTTCGCGCATCAGCACTAAACTGGCCACGTTGTCCGGGATCGGCATTTTCCTGGTGACGGTCATGCTCCTTACCGTCTGGCAAGGCGGTCAGCATGTCTACGAACGCGCGAAATATCAGGAGGGTCAGCTGATCGTTTCGCGCGATCTGGTCGACGCCAAGGCTTCATGGCGCGGCATGCAGGTGGGCGTGCGCGATCTGCGTCTCGCCAAATCCGCCGATGACATTGCCAAGGCTACCGACTACATCGCCGCCCGCCACCATTCGGTTATGAAATACCTTGACGAGGCCATGGCCGGGCTGCGGATGCAGGTCAACAAGGACCGGATCGTGAAGCTCAAGGCTTTGGGCGAGACCCTTTTCGCCGCCACGGGCGACATCGCCGAAATCACCAAGGCGAAGATCGCCCTCAAGGCCGGCGACACCTCCCTCGATGCGAAAGAGAAAGAGGCCCAGACAAAACTGCTGGCGATCTCGGATGAAGCGGCCAAGTTGCTCGATGAAGGCGTGGACTCGGCCAAGACGATGGCGGAGAAAGCCGAGGAAGAAGCGAGTGCCGCTGCCGCGCTCGTCCTGTTCCTCAATCTCGGTATCGGCCTGCTGACCATCGTCACGCTGATCGGGGCTGCCATATTCGGTGCCCGGGTGATCGCAAAGCCGATCGGCCGGATTACCGACAGCATGAACGATCTCGCCCACGGCAATCATGACGTCGATATCCCCTTCGCCGACCGGAGCGACGAAATCGGCCAGATGGCCCGCGCTGTCGAGGTCTTCAAGCAGAATGGCATCAAGATCCGGGAACTGGACGCCGCCGGCGCAGACAAGCGGATCAAGGTCATCGAAATGCAGAAGAATGTCGACGCAGTCATCACTGCCGCGGGTGCCGGCGACTTCACGCGGCGGGCGGCCGCAGAATACGGCTACGAGGACCTGAACAGTTTCGCCACGGGCGTCAACTCCCTCGTTGCGTCGGTCGATCGCAGCATCGCCGAAACCTGCCGCGTGATTGCGGCGCTTGCCAAAGGTGACTTGACCGAAGACATGAGAGGCGAGTTCCAGGGCGCCTTCGGGGAACTCAAGCAAAATGTCGACGCGACCGTGAGCAATCTGCGCTCTGTTCTCGGCGAGGTGCGGGCGGCTGTAGACATTATCAACGGCGGCGCCGGCGAGATGCGTATCTCCTCCGGAAATCTGTCGCAGCGCACCGAGCAGCAGGCAGCCTCGCTGGAGGAAACCTCTTCTGCTCTGGAGGAGATCACTGTCGCAGTGAAGCACTCGACCGAGCGTGCCTCGGAAGCCAGCCATATGGTCGACGAGGCGAAGAGAAGCACCGGGCAGTCGAGCGCCGTCGTCAGCGAGGCTGTTTCGGCCATGGGGCGGATCGAGCAGGCGTCGGGCGAAATCAGCAAGATCATCAGCGTCATCGACGAGATCGCCTTCCAGACCAATCTTCTGGCGCTGAATGCCGGCGTCGAGGCGGCGCGGGCTGGTGAGGCCGGCAAGGGCTTTGCCGTCGTGGCTCAGGAGGTGCGCGAGCTGGCGCAGCGCTCGGCCAATGCCGCCAAGGACATCAAGGTGCTGATCAACCGTTCCAGCGACGAGGTCCATTCCGGGGTGAAGCTGGTGACGGCGACGGGCGAAGCGCTAGGCAATATCCAGAACCATGTGGTCAAGATCGACGAGCATGTGCGCTCGATCGCAACGGCCGCCCGAGAGCAGTCGACCGGCCTCTCCGAGGTCTCGACCGCCGTCAACCAGATGGATCAGGTGACCCAGCAGAACGCCGCCATGGTCGAGCAATCCACAGCCGCGACCAACCGGCTGGCGGAGGAGGCGGCCAATCTTGCCCGCCTGATCGCCCGTTTCAAGCTGGATGCCGCCCAAATGGCGCCGCGCGCCGCCACCCCCCAAAGCAAACCAGTCGCCTCGCCGGCGCGCACGCTCGGTCAGAAGCTTGCGGGCGCCTTCGGCGGACGCGCCGCAACCGCGACGGCCGCTGCCACGTCATGGGAGGAGTTCTGA
- a CDS encoding glycoside hydrolase family 38 C-terminal domain-containing protein, with product MPLTIAQRLDSLKVRIAELAHWRDRYSSPIDGWTFEGEPIAHHKDWPHRQGVVHFAVSAEAPANWPLEDIRLQLDLGGESLITLTYPGGATETFGLDPYHQEFPVTGRRFKIATESVARFPFGEPNRAPRLNKARFIWLDRPAHQLHLLLKQVTEAIGILGEHEVVPHLVDAAEQALRSLDWPSDTAAYISRTSGAVMQQKIWELPELEANPAGLSDEQSASAASAFEALTARLKELQKRFPPNGELLLTGHAHIDLAWLWPYRETRRKMRRTFNTALSLMERSDDFRFNQSTAHYYAQMEEEDPELLDRIKAKVAEGKWETIGGMWVEPDTNMPTGESLVRQVLYGQRYFEKTFGARHTVCWLPDCFGFSGALPQILRQGGIDSFFTIKVNWSETNHIPSDLFWWRGLDGSQVLTHTFDNPMQGYNGFVQADCYVPTWKNFRGKVQHDTSLLAVGYGDGGGGVTPEMVEREVQLRDFPAIPQARWGTVKSFYEQAHKTAGEKKLPVWDGEIYLELHRATLTTQSGVKRKHRQAERALITAETLASLAHMLGADKPKSLEADWRVVLKNEFHDILPGSSIREVYQDAEQELGGVIEHAKAEQAKALQTLSAHLPRGGVGDALVVVNPSLAPRAVSARLADGTVVSAADIVAPLSVAVFDRQALQRAGGLKVGPDRLENDHLSVVIGSDGAVASLIHKATGREAVDGSANQLWVYPADKPRNWDAWDMDADYAEKAVRLNAPESISLLESGPHRAAIRVVHRYRNSSVTQTYVLTANAKRLDIETTIDWHDRRTLLRTLNPIDVRARKATFECAFGVVERATHTNTSWEQAMFEAVAHRFVDISEPGFGVALINNAKYGHSARGNVIGMSLVRGPVYPDPLADEGEQSFTYALLPHDGAWHEGGVLDEAIDLNQPLLAAEAKGLSLGSFAPLAIDGTPVAFSGLKSAEEGDGLILRLYEPAGRRGRLSLALPSGWVASQALNILEEPMERKGPADIMPFEIRTWRLSKA from the coding sequence GAGAGCCTGATCACGCTGACCTATCCCGGCGGCGCGACGGAGACGTTCGGTCTCGATCCCTATCACCAGGAATTCCCGGTCACAGGTCGCCGCTTCAAGATCGCGACGGAAAGCGTCGCCCGCTTTCCGTTCGGCGAGCCGAACCGGGCGCCGCGGCTGAATAAGGCCCGGTTTATCTGGCTCGATCGTCCTGCTCATCAGCTGCATCTTCTCTTGAAGCAGGTCACCGAGGCAATCGGCATACTCGGCGAACATGAAGTCGTGCCGCATCTGGTCGATGCCGCCGAGCAGGCCTTGCGCAGCCTCGACTGGCCGTCGGATACGGCGGCTTACATTTCCCGCACGTCGGGCGCCGTCATGCAGCAGAAGATCTGGGAACTGCCGGAGCTCGAGGCCAATCCGGCGGGCCTCTCGGACGAGCAGAGCGCTTCGGCGGCTTCCGCTTTCGAGGCGCTGACGGCGCGGTTGAAGGAATTGCAGAAGCGCTTCCCCCCGAATGGCGAATTGCTGCTGACAGGTCATGCCCATATCGACCTTGCCTGGCTTTGGCCCTATCGCGAGACGCGGCGGAAGATGCGGCGCACCTTCAATACGGCGCTGTCGCTGATGGAGCGCTCCGACGATTTCCGTTTCAACCAGTCGACCGCCCATTATTACGCGCAGATGGAAGAGGAAGACCCGGAACTTCTCGATCGCATCAAGGCGAAGGTCGCGGAAGGGAAGTGGGAAACCATCGGCGGCATGTGGGTCGAGCCCGACACCAATATGCCCACAGGCGAAAGCCTCGTCCGCCAGGTTCTCTACGGCCAACGTTATTTCGAAAAGACCTTCGGTGCGCGCCACACGGTGTGCTGGCTCCCGGATTGCTTCGGTTTTTCCGGCGCCCTGCCGCAGATCCTGAGACAGGGCGGCATCGACAGCTTCTTCACCATCAAGGTCAACTGGAGCGAGACCAACCACATCCCCTCCGATCTCTTCTGGTGGAGGGGCCTCGACGGCAGCCAGGTGCTGACCCACACCTTCGACAATCCGATGCAGGGATATAACGGCTTCGTGCAGGCCGACTGCTATGTGCCGACGTGGAAGAATTTCCGCGGCAAGGTACAGCACGATACCTCGCTTCTGGCTGTCGGCTACGGCGATGGCGGCGGCGGCGTGACGCCTGAAATGGTGGAGCGCGAAGTGCAGCTGCGCGATTTCCCGGCGATCCCGCAGGCACGTTGGGGCACTGTCAAAAGCTTCTACGAGCAGGCGCACAAAACTGCTGGGGAGAAGAAGCTTCCCGTCTGGGATGGCGAGATCTATCTCGAACTGCACCGCGCCACGCTGACGACCCAAAGCGGCGTCAAGCGCAAGCACCGCCAGGCCGAACGCGCGCTGATCACCGCCGAAACGCTCGCTTCGCTGGCCCATATGCTCGGCGCCGACAAGCCCAAAAGCCTCGAAGCGGATTGGCGCGTGGTGCTGAAGAACGAATTCCACGACATCCTGCCGGGATCGAGCATCCGCGAAGTCTATCAGGATGCAGAACAGGAGCTCGGCGGCGTCATCGAACATGCCAAAGCCGAGCAGGCCAAGGCCTTGCAGACGCTGTCGGCCCATCTGCCGAGGGGCGGGGTCGGCGATGCGCTCGTCGTCGTCAATCCCTCGCTTGCGCCGAGGGCGGTGAGCGCCAGGCTGGCAGACGGTACGGTGGTTTCGGCAGCCGATATTGTCGCCCCTTTGTCAGTCGCCGTCTTCGACAGACAGGCGCTGCAGCGGGCGGGCGGGCTGAAGGTCGGCCCGGATCGCCTGGAAAACGATCATCTCTCGGTCGTCATCGGTAGCGACGGGGCCGTTGCGAGCCTCATCCACAAGGCAACGGGCCGCGAAGCGGTCGATGGCTCCGCCAACCAGCTCTGGGTCTATCCGGCCGACAAGCCGCGCAATTGGGACGCTTGGGATATGGATGCGGATTATGCCGAAAAGGCGGTCCGCCTCAATGCCCCCGAAAGCATCAGCCTCCTCGAAAGCGGCCCGCACCGCGCGGCGATCCGCGTCGTTCACCGCTACCGGAATTCGAGCGTCACGCAGACCTATGTGCTGACAGCCAATGCCAAACGGCTCGACATCGAAACGACGATCGACTGGCATGACCGCCGCACCCTGCTGCGCACTCTGAACCCGATCGACGTCAGAGCCCGAAAGGCGACGTTCGAATGCGCCTTCGGTGTCGTCGAGCGGGCGACGCACACGAACACCTCCTGGGAGCAGGCAATGTTCGAGGCTGTTGCCCATCGTTTCGTCGATATCAGCGAGCCGGGTTTCGGCGTGGCGCTCATCAACAATGCCAAATACGGCCACAGCGCCCGCGGCAATGTGATCGGCATGAGCCTCGTGCGCGGGCCGGTCTATCCGGATCCGCTGGCCGACGAAGGCGAGCAGAGCTTCACCTATGCGTTGCTGCCGCATGACGGCGCCTGGCATGAAGGCGGTGTGCTCGACGAGGCGATCGACCTCAATCAGCCGCTTCTCGCAGCGGAAGCCAAAGGTCTCTCCCTGGGCAGTTTCGCGCCGCTTGCCATCGACGGCACTCCCGTCGCCTTTTCGGGTCTGAAGTCGGCGGAAGAGGGCGATGGCCTGATCCTGCGCCTCTACGAACCGGCTGGCCGCCGCGGCCGCCTCTCCCTTGCCCTGCCTTCCGGATGGGTCGCATCGCAGGCGCTCAATATTCTCGAAGAGCCGATGGAGCGGAAAGGACCTGCCGATATCATGCCGTTCGAGATCCGGACCTGGAGGCTGAGCAAGGCCTGA